The genomic stretch gagctggggtgggggaaccAGATATTGTCCTCCCTTGGAAAGGGAGCTTGGAAaacagatccaaaaaaaaaaaatttccaaggcTGAACTACTACGTGGGTCTCTTGGCACCCTTAGCACTGCTTTGCCCTGAAACCAATGATTGTGACATGGCTTTCTAGCAAGCTGGGGATATCCTTCTTATTTTTCTGCCTCAGAACCCAGAGCTAGTTGCGCGTTTGGAGAAGATTAAGATACAGCTGGCCAATGAGGAATATAAGCGGATCACATACAACGTCACCTGTAAGGTAAGGGCCTGCTCTTCGGTACAAGGACAGAGTAGCTCCTGAAATCAGAGCCCTATACTGGGAAAaggtacagagggaaaaaaacatcGTGGAAGCTTGGTTTTTATACTAGTCAGGGACCATAGAAGCTCTGTGCCGCATACAAACCTAATATAATTCCCAAGTCATTTACTGAGACTCTGGGCACAGATGGTGACTGCTTCTTAAAGGTTGTGTAGGTGGAGATAAGCCTTAGAGCCTTTCTTCTGACAGGGCTCCCTGTTGTTCTGTGGTATGCTCCCATCCTGGAGCAAGAGAGCAGTAGATGGGTACTGGGAACCTACGTCCTTTTCTCTGAAATGCTTGATCtgtggttcagaaaaaaaatccagctcgTCCCCAACAACAGAATCCATGGAGAAGGCAGAGTTAATGTGTTGGGAAATAAAGAAAGCGGAGCCCAGATTGACAAATGGATACtccctgggctgcttccatttggaatcctttgtgttttctttttcccaggaTTCAAGGCATGGTGGGACTCTTAGTGACCTGGGAAAGCAAGGTGAGGTACTGGGAAATCGTATTGCTAAAGCCTCTCCCTGGGAGGGGTTGGTCATGGGACTTCTTTCCACCCCAGTGCTCTGGGTTTAAGCCTGAGCTATTCAGGCTTGCCGTTTGAGGGAACCCCAGTTGATGGGGGAGACAGCCCTGAGATAAGAGGGCTTCATGGAGGGTGCTGACCTAAAGGTTTCTTCCCTGGGTTCTTCCCCAAAGTGAGGTCAGTGAAAGCTCTGGTCATCACCATCTTCAACTTTATTGTCACGGTGGCAGCTGCCTTCGTCTGCACTTATCTTGGAAGCCAATATATCTTCACAGAAATGGCCTCAGTAAGTAGACACTGGGCAGGGCAGGTGCCCCAAGTGGGAGtgctggtgggagagagaggacgTATGTGAAGGTGCCTTGAACAAGTTAGgagttaaacaaatatttatgtagtaAACAGGAGGAGCATTTGAGCTGTCCAGCAGTCATGGGAGTGCATAATAACCTCAAGAGAATCCAGATCcgattttcttcccttccccccaacttATGGGCTGggttttcctcccttctccccactcctcccatCTTTACTAGAGGTGCTGGAGGCCGCAGAGCTGGATGCTGACCTGTATCCCCTAagcctggttctctctctccccagcggGTACTAGCTGCATTGATCGTGGCCTCTGTGGTGGGCCTGGCCGAGCTGTATGTCATGGTGCGGGCGATGGAAGGCGAGTTGGGAGAGCTCTAACTGATGATTCATCATCAAAGCCTGGAGCGGGTTTTGGGAGACTGCAGGCTCCCAGCTGCCAATCACTGACTCTCAGTCAACCTGTCAGGCGCTTTGTCCGCTACTCTGGTTAGTCAGAGGGCCAAGCCAAGACCACTTGCTGTTCCTGCTAGAGCCCAATCCTCTATCAATTTCCAGAGGGGCAGTAAAGGAGAGTCAGACAACAACTGAAAAGAACTGGTCTTTCAGTTCCTTCTCCTGAACCCAGTGCCCGTCTGCCTTCTCTAGTCCAAGTGGGCAGTGCTAGGGCTGGGTTTTTCTCCATCAGGAGTAAATAGAATCCAGGTCTTCTCAGAAGTAGACCATACTGCCTTGAACTTCCCCAAGTGCACAAGTCGACGGTCACCCTTGCTCCACACTATCCGTGATGCAGACCTGTAATTTAAATCAGTAACTTCCAAAAAACACAAAGGATTCCCTTTCTAGAAGCCAGTTTGTGTCAGAAGAGGAACTGATCACAGGACatcaaataagagaaagacaggTTGGTACAGGATGGTGAAATGGGGAGCTAGGCAGCTACCTTTCCGGAATCTCAGTTTCGGTCTTCATCCTCTGCTTGcctttttcacattttctgtatGCTTCTGCCTGTTTCCACCACTCACCAGCCCTCCTTAAACTTCCCACCTTTCCATCACCCTTTGCTCTGcctccaaaaatgaaaacaattcagaTGACAAAACAGTATGTCTGCTTTTAATCGAAAATCTCTTGTGCTTTGTGTGTATTGGTGGGAAGAGTATGCCTACTGTGGATTGTCTCAGCTAATAAAGGGAGGCGTTCTTTGTAAATAGGGACTGTTTCCAGAGTCAGCCATGTATGTGGATATGAGTAAGCACACACATAACATTATGAATACGTATGCACGTTATTGTACATAAGCCTAACGGAGGATATTTTATGTAGGTTCTTAAAATGTCTGGGTTTGGGGGAGTGCAGAAAATAGTTTGTAAATGTACACAGTTGAATAATGGCTTTGCGTGATTATTTTTGGTCTTCATAACAATGCTGGAGGTTGGAAGAGGAAACAGCTTTAGGCCCCTTTTCCCGAAGacaaaactgaggctgagagagatcAGATGACCAGCTGTGGTGCTTCCTCTGTTAAATGGAGTCAAAGACTGCTAGGCTGTTTTGAAGTCCCCATGTAATGTTAACCTTTCAAGAGCTTAGATTAGTGGTATGCTGATAGAATCTGTGTAAAGGTACTTAAAAACTGTCAGTAATAGTTATTTATCCAATAAATATCTATTATGTCTACTATATTCTTAATTCAAATCTTGTGGCAACACAGAAGCTTGAAGATTCCGTAGTTCTGATAATTGTTCAGGGTCTGTTCCTAATGATACAGTCCTTTCCATTTGCTCACACTATGAGCTCctgtgctctttttttcccccagggtaCTCTTTTGTTCTTAGAAATTACAcactcgggcacctgggtggctcagtcagttaagtgtccaactcgtgATTTTgcttcagctcatgatctcatgggttgtgagattgagccccacatcaggctccgagctcagcggggagtctgcttgagtctctctccctctctctctctctctctctccctccctccctccctccctttccccctctgccctctccccctgctcactttctttctgtctttaaaataaataaatctttttttttttttttaaacagaaattacACGCTCGCTGGTTCAGTAGACATTTGCTCTATAGTGCttgctggttgtttttttttttttaactttttttttttaagattttatttatttatttgacagagagacagccagtgagagagggaacacaagcagggggagtgggagaggaagaagcaggctcccagcggaggagcccgatgtggggctcgatcccagaatgctgggatcacgccctgagctgaaggcagacgcttaacgactgagccccaggcgcccctggtttcttTTTGATACGTAACCAGTCTGAACTTCCCCAGGCAGTacatgagagagagggaaggtttcatttcttctgttccaCCATAGATGACTTTGTTGAGAAGTCTTAGAATTTCTGTTGTTGGTTGAAAGAAGTGTCAACTGTGAGAAAAAGTGCAGGTGGCATTTTATAACATTTCTAGCAACTCAGAGCACTTAAGACTGAGTTTAAAAGCTACACTGAATGTTTGTGGAGATTCATGGCTATACCTGTGCTAAACTCTGTGGGCCAAGTAGCCTGTGGGCCAAGTAGCCTTCAGcatccactccccctccccccgcccagatACCTGGATTGGAAGGTGGGAAGGCTTGCAAATGTTAGATAAAGAGCAGGCCCCTTCAAAGGGCTTCTGACCCAGGGCGTCTTCTCACACTGAGATTGGggtcattacacacacacacacccctttcacTAGAATGGGGTCCTTATCTTATCCCAAGCCCCTCCTCACAAGTCAACAGGCTTCTGTGGCCTTGAACACTTACTGAGAGCTCCTTTTTGAGCCAAGTACTGTGCTAGCTTCTAGAGATCAAGAGGAAGAAGACCTAGTTCCTGCCAAGGAAATCTTCACCGTGCAAAGTGTTTGTCCATGTGCAGGGGCAGAGTTGGAGATAGCAATCAGGTGGCCTGTCCAGTTCTCGTCACAGAGAAGAGACTCTCTCTGCTCTCAGCCACTTCCTCCATCTCTCACCACCCCATACTTTTCTCCAGCACAGTCTGAACCCAGGGCGAAAGAGGAGTGCTTGGCAGGAGGCTGGAGGAACAAGAAGTTTGGGGTCCTCCCAGTTTCTCCTAGCCTGCAGTATGGAGAAGGAAGGCAGCTCGGTTGAATTGAGAGCTTTTATAGTGTGTCACACCACATGAAGCCCTTCACTTAACATTATTGCTTCTCATTCCCAAAATGGAGAGAAGACAAGTATTATCAGCCCCCATTTTGCAGGCTCATAGACTTTCAGAGAGTTGCAAGGTTAcatagagccaggatttgaatccagcccAGACTAATTGCAAACTCCGTGCTTTTCTGGAGCAGAGCAGCTCCAGAAGTGGAGGCAGCTGGAGCATCCCGGAAGCCGTGGGAGCAGGAGCAGAAGGTGCCAGCAGAGGCTCCCATCTCCCTAGGGTCTTCAGCCAGAGCCTAAGCCCTTCGATGAACTGTCCCTCTAACTAATCCTAGTAGAAGCCTGGGTAATGCCTCCCACCTGGGATCTGTGTGGAACATGGCCCTATTTAGGGATTAGGTGATGGAGATACATTTCAAAAGCAAACAGCGCTTGTCCCCATTCATTTGCAGCACACAACAATCCAGATTAAGGTAtagagtttgggttttatttggaGATTAGTTGGTATTACAGATGACAGTGATATGAAAACCCAGTGTCGGCAGCgtgcacacccccaccccctgctaaATCTGTCAGGTTGTCTCCACAGCCTCAGGTCAGAGGGCAGCCAATCTGatctttgtgaaaattaaatgaacataAGCCCCAGGCTTctctttttattactttaatatcACTTCCTCTTCAGATCCGTGGTTCTGATTAATTTGTCCAGGTGGTGGTAGGTCAGAAGAGGGGCCCTGGTTCCCAGCAGTCTGGGATTAGTTTCAGCGCTCTCCTCACCTAACTCACTTAGCAGTTAGTTAGCTAGTGGCCTGAAAGTGAGGGGTGGCTGCTCATTCTTTGGAGGCAGGAGGTGTTGTCAGCCAGGGTGAG from Ursus arctos isolate Adak ecotype North America unplaced genomic scaffold, UrsArc2.0 scaffold_24, whole genome shotgun sequence encodes the following:
- the TMEM199 gene encoding transmembrane protein 199, with translation MASCLLAGERLVRALGPGGELEPEKLPRKLRAELEAALGKKHKDSDFPSGSARLVSFRLIRDLHQYLRERGSTLYLHELLEGSEIYLPEVVKPPRNPELVARLEKIKIQLANEEYKRITYNVTCKDSRHGGTLSDLGKQVRSVKALVITIFNFIVTVAAAFVCTYLGSQYIFTEMASRVLAALIVASVVGLAELYVMVRAMEGELGEL